The Cyclobacterium amurskyense genome contains the following window.
AATTAAAGGTTATAGGAAAAAAATTAGATCCCTCATTGTGTAAAATGCTTTTATTTGAGTCTAGTATGAGGTAGGGGTTTTGTTTCATGTTTATGGTGTAATTAATTAAACCCGAAATATGCAATAGACAATCTATTACGTACTGAAATCGCTTTAAAATCAGCCACTTCGTTGCTGTTTGGAGATTTCACCATAGCGGTGCTATGCTAAAATCTCCAAACAGTCTGATTTTCTTGCGATTGCAACACTTCCCGTAAACACGGGACAGGCTTCACCCCTGACTATTGTCAGGACGGAGAAATTCTATTACATAATCCGGGTTAAAAAGGGGCCACTTTCTGATATTATTCAGGTTGTGGCCCTATTTCTTTAATTGATTAATTACCCAATTCTGGTAATTCTATTCCAATATATTACCTTTTTCATCAATGGTAACCATAGTATTTTCTCCATTTTTTTCCAAGCGAACACTGAAAATCAATAGACCTGTATCCGTTTTGGAGGCATTAACCCTTGTAATTTCATTACCAGGATATTTTGAGAGCAAGATTGTTTGAAGATTTCCCGGCAATGGGTCTTCATAAGGAATGGTGTTTGAGAATCTTCTTTCGTCTCCTGCTTCAGCTTTTCTTTCGATGAATTCATTGATTCCGTTTTCTTGTTTTACCAAATCGAAAGCATCATATAATTCACCTATAGCTGTATAGGACTCAAAACTTAGCTTATCCCCATCTACTCTAATCACCTGAAATAATTGGGTATTTTCAGCTTTGCGATCCCTTTCTGCACCTAAGCCATCCCATCCTTTTTCACTCACACCATACATTTTTCCACCACTAACCGAAACTACATAAACAGTTCCTGTTTTATCTCTGGCATTCATTCCATCCATGACATTGTCTTCTGGTGAAACACGACCCCTCGCGTAGCTGTGGTCATGTCCTTGTAGTGCCAAATCAACTTTATATTTGTCAAAAATTGGCTTCCATGCTTTTCTTAATTCATCATTGTCCCTGCCTGCTGAGGCAGAAAACAAGGGATGGTGATAGGTTACAATGGTCCATTTTTTTGTGTTTTCTGAAAGTACTTTTTCTAACCAAGGTATTTGTTCCTTTTGCTTAACATTGCTATTAAGAGAGATGATCCGCGCGTCTTGGTAATCCATGTAATAAACAGTTTCTTCGAGACCTAGTCCTTTGGGTCCATTTTCAGGAAGTGTAAATTGAGGGCGCCATTGTAAGGAAAGCCTTCTTTCCGAATCTTCTCCATATATTTCAGGAATGTTACGGTACTCGTGGTTGCCTGGTGTAACCATGGAAGGGACCATACTATGGATAAAGCCTCCTGCTGTAAACCATTCATGCCAATCCTGTTCTCTATGGGCTCGATTGATCAGGTCACCTGCATGGATGATGAATTTTGCATCGGGTGCCTTTCTGTATCCTTCTCGTATTAACCTGGCCCATAACTCAAGAACATAGTTTTGTGCATCTCCTACATATAGGAAAGAAAAAGGCTTGTCATCGTCTCTAGAAGCAGTAGTGAACTGTATCCATTCGGTCCATGATTCACCATCTCCAACCCGGTAGCCATACATGGTGTCTGGTTTTAGGTTTTTAAATTGGACAGAATGGTAGTTGGCTTTGACCTTGGCATCTTCTACTATCAATCCATCCAACACTTCGGTTTTTGCCTCAATTGTCTTGCCATTTCTCCAGAATTTTGGTGCGCCGTCGGCGATGGCAATTTCAGCATAGCTTTTGGAAATAGAAGTATCTGTTCTCCAGGTTACATTAGCCTCAGAGGCAGGATCTGCACCGAAATTTAATACTACCCTGTCAGGGTAGTAACTGGGTTTGCTCCATTGTTCTCTAAAAGTAGGGGCTTTGTAAACCTTGTATTCCTGAGCAATAGAAGCGTTTATTATTAGGAATAAAAAGAAGGAAAAGAAAATGTGTTTCATTGTGGATGGTTTATTGGTGTAATTCTGTAAATCTAGTGAAATCAAAATAATATTTCAAGTTCAATAATTATTATATTATTATCAAATGGGGAAGAGAATTAATGGTGAATTTATCTGTTAAATGAAATTTTATCCAAAAAATCAATAATAGGTTCAACCCAAATTATGATGTACTTGTTGTGGGGTAATTATTATAGTGTGATAAGTCGGGATACTTACAGGTTATCTTATCCGTGAAATTCTGGGATAACCAAATGACTCATTATTCTAATTGGTTATTTTAAGTCAGTTTTTTTAGGGGAAATAGGTAAAAATTTAGCCTTGGCTTTGGACATCAAAAACTCTTCAAACAGCTTGCTATAGATGATTCCGGTGATACAACAAATTATGAAAATGATGACAAAGATTAGTCCGTCAGATAAGAAGTTTAGAGTTTTGGGTAGAATTCGCATTAAAATGCTAATTTCAGGATTATGGATTAAGTAGATAGAATAAGATGCATTACCTAAAATCATTAATAGGTTGGAAGACCCTATTTTGTCTAATTTTGTCCCTACGCTTCCAATAATTAAAAGTGAAAAGCCAAAAGCAAGAACCAAATAGGTTAAATCCCAATTATTCCACTTAAGTAGTATTCCTATTGCAATCAATACAATAGCAGAGTAAAGAAATATGCTTTTACTTGAAATTGAAGCCTTTTTGATAATTATTGCCGTGAAAGATCCAATAATAAATTCCAAATTATAGGAAGATATAAAGAACTTTATAACAGGAATTGCTTGTAAGAAAAGAACTGGTTCTATCCAATTTAGATAAACAATTATACTTGCCCAGACCAAAGTGAAATAATACCAGCCCTTCCTTGTGTAAAACCAAATTACAAATAATAGATAAAACATCATCTCATGAACAAGGGTCCATGCTACAGACAACGCTGGTTGGCCGTCAGGAAAAAGGGTTAAGGAAGTAAGCAAGCTAATGGTTCTATCACTTCCCGAAACGCTTGGAAGTAATTGATACAACAATAACATGCACAATGAAATAGGGAGGTATGGAATATAAATTCTTAAGACTCTATTTATGAGATAAGATTTGATAGTAATTATACTTGCCCTTTTGTTGTAACAAGAATAGGTAATGATAAAACCGGATAATACAAAGAAAAAATCAACTCCGTGTTTGCCAAGAGTAGCTATAAATGCAAATATATGGTTTTGTTTATCAAAAAAATATGCAAAGGCTGTCCATTGATGGTGAAATACAACCATTAATGCTGCAAAGCCTCTAAAAATCTGTAAGGAATTGAAAAAATCGCCTTTTTTCTGCTTATTCAAAGACATACTTTAAATTTAAATCGCATCTTTTATTTCACCAAATTACAATAATTATTGCTTTAAATTGATACTGAATTTTATTAGACGCTTTAGATTTACACCAAATGAAGCTAAGTTATAATCCGACGATGATAAAATAAAATGGCTTATTTGTTAAAATTGAATTGTTATTAACTGGTCATTAATTTGTTACCTATAATAGGTCGCAATTGCTACTTAAGAATTAATTGAAAGTTTTGATGATTATTCATTATTTGGTTTTTATAAAAAATTATGAGAGGAATCTAATTATTTCCGTTTTACCCCCTTTACCGCCTCTGCTTCCCAAGGATTATCAGGCCAGTGGTGCTTGGGGTATCTTCGTTTTAGTTCTTTCCTGACTTCATGGTAAGTATTGTCCCAGAAACTTTTTAAATCTTGGGTTACTTGTACAGGCTTATAGCCGGGAGACAATAAATGAATTAACAAAGGTATATTTCCATTATTGACTTTGGGGGTCTGAGCCCATCCAAAAAGCTCCTGAAGCCGTGCTGCCAAAATAGGAGGTTCACCATCCTTACTGTATTGGATAGGTATGGATGAACCACTTGGCAATACTATTTTTTCTGGAGCCAGTCGATTTATTTCCTCCTGTTGTGAATAAGAAAAACTGTTTTTTAGAATATTAACCAATGGAAGCTTTTTTAAATCTTGCCCGGATTTAATTTCGGTTAAGTAGGGTGATAGCCAATCATTAGCAGTTTTAAGTAACTCGGAAGTACTGAAATCGGGTAGTGTTTCAGGACCATTCCAGGCCCGAAGACTCATGACTCTATGCTGCAATCGTTTAAAATTCTCATCAAAGGGGAGCCATTTTTCGCCTGATTGGGCGATCATATTCAGTAGGGTTTGTAAGAGCAGCTCCTTGTCAGGATTTTGAAGGTGTTTTTTTTGTAGCACGATTTGGCCAATTTTCCACTCTTCAATGGCTTGGATTGTGGCTTCATCCTCGTTCCAAAAGAACCTTTGTGAGGATTTTACCATTGAATTAAGATCTTTGGGGTTTAGAGGCG
Protein-coding sequences here:
- a CDS encoding purple acid phosphatase family protein, translating into MKHIFFSFFLFLIINASIAQEYKVYKAPTFREQWSKPSYYPDRVVLNFGADPASEANVTWRTDTSISKSYAEIAIADGAPKFWRNGKTIEAKTEVLDGLIVEDAKVKANYHSVQFKNLKPDTMYGYRVGDGESWTEWIQFTTASRDDDKPFSFLYVGDAQNYVLELWARLIREGYRKAPDAKFIIHAGDLINRAHREQDWHEWFTAGGFIHSMVPSMVTPGNHEYRNIPEIYGEDSERRLSLQWRPQFTLPENGPKGLGLEETVYYMDYQDARIISLNSNVKQKEQIPWLEKVLSENTKKWTIVTYHHPLFSASAGRDNDELRKAWKPIFDKYKVDLALQGHDHSYARGRVSPEDNVMDGMNARDKTGTVYVVSVSGGKMYGVSEKGWDGLGAERDRKAENTQLFQVIRVDGDKLSFESYTAIGELYDAFDLVKQENGINEFIERKAEAGDERRFSNTIPYEDPLPGNLQTILLSKYPGNEITRVNASKTDTGLLIFSVRLEKNGENTMVTIDEKGNILE
- a CDS encoding acyltransferase family protein, which translates into the protein MSLNKQKKGDFFNSLQIFRGFAALMVVFHHQWTAFAYFFDKQNHIFAFIATLGKHGVDFFFVLSGFIITYSCYNKRASIITIKSYLINRVLRIYIPYLPISLCMLLLYQLLPSVSGSDRTISLLTSLTLFPDGQPALSVAWTLVHEMMFYLLFVIWFYTRKGWYYFTLVWASIIVYLNWIEPVLFLQAIPVIKFFISSYNLEFIIGSFTAIIIKKASISSKSIFLYSAIVLIAIGILLKWNNWDLTYLVLAFGFSLLIIGSVGTKLDKIGSSNLLMILGNASYSIYLIHNPEISILMRILPKTLNFLSDGLIFVIIFIICCITGIIYSKLFEEFLMSKAKAKFLPISPKKTDLK